One genomic window of Cannabis sativa cultivar Pink pepper isolate KNU-18-1 chromosome 2, ASM2916894v1, whole genome shotgun sequence includes the following:
- the LOC115719664 gene encoding BTB/POZ domain-containing protein At5g60050 — MAAENSLKSREVSAMLKQGFISDTTLSFSPSRSISRLYSPSSSPSSKTLCSPPPPPFSAAQSPNSPSQTQMARPTSHSQTLYDMMNDEQYRESKLSDEKRRKLQERVAKLLEDAPFRIPNWGGLVSGDVRLTVVARDGFKVSMDVHKSILASKSRFFADKLRRDRGVSHSVEISDCDDVDVYVEAVVLMYYEDLKKRLIGEEVSKVLGLLKVCSAIMFDMGIATCLEYLEAVPWSEDEEEKVISNLSLLHLDETASEVLMRVSSEPSTSTQTDDILMQLLTGVLQAKDDKARREMKNVISRLLREDAPNNSNRLDISKDTLYHLCHRCISSLVLCLSEATSIDETQRDRGVVMSEIAREADNIQWIVEILVDKKMADEFVKLWADQKELALLHSKIPTMYRHEISRVTAQLCVAIGRGHILVPKDTRSALLSTWLEALYEDFGWMRRACRSVDKKVVEDGLGQTILTLPLPQQQAILLNWFDRFLNKGDDCPNMQKAFEIWWRRAFIRERASEQNNSQLQITVCDYPS, encoded by the exons ATGGCGGCAGAGAACTCACTGAAATCAAGGGAAGTTTCGGCTATGTTAAAACAGGGCTTCATTTCTGATACAACACTCTCATTCTCACCATCAAGATCCATTTCCAGATTGTACTCGCCTTCATCTTCGCCATCATCCAAAACCCTCTGTTCTCCTCCTCCGCCGCCATTCTCCGCCGCGCAATCACCCAACTCGCCGAGTCAGACTCAGATGGCTCGTCCCACTTCTCATAGCCAAACCCTTTACGACATGATGAACGATGAGCAATACCGCGAGTCTAAGCTCTCCGATGAAAAGCGACGGAAATTGCAGGAACGTGTGGCGAAGTTACTGGAAGACGCGCCGTTTCGAATCCCCAATTGGGGGGGATTGGTTTCTGGTGATGTGAGGCTCACGGTGGTCGCTAGAGATGGTTTTAAGGTATCCATGGATGTCCACAAGAGCATACTCGCTTCCAAGAGCAGGTTTTTCGCTGATAAACTCCGCCGTGACCGGGGAGTCTCGCACTCGGTGGAGATCAGTGACTGTGATGACGTCGATGTTTATGTTGAAGCGGTGGTATTGATGTATTATGAGGATTTGAAGAAGAGGTTGATTGGGGAGGAGGTGTCTAAGGTTTTGGGTTTGCTTAAG GTTTGTTCGGCTATCATGTTTGATATGGGGATTGCCACATGCTTAGAGTACTTGGAAGCTGTTCCATGGTCTGAGGATGAAGAAGAGAAAGTCATTTCTAATCTCAGCCTACTTCATCTTGATGAGACAGCTAGTGAAGTTTTGATGAGAGTATCGTCTGAACCATCCACTTCGACGCAAACTGATGACATCCTCATGCAATTATTGACTGGTGTTCTTCAAGCTAAAGATGATAAAGCTCGTCGAGAAATGAAAAATGTCATTTCTCGTCTGCTCAGAGAAGATGCACCCAACAACAGCAACAGACTTGACATTTCCAAAGACACACTTTATCATCTTTGTCATAGATGTATCAGTTCTCTTGTCCTATGCTTATCAGAAGCTACAAGCATTGATGAGACTCAACGGGATCGAGGAGTTGTGATGAGTGAGATTGCTAGAGAGGCTGACAATATTCAATGGATTGTTGAAATTTTGGTGGACAAGAAAATGGCCGATGAATTTGTGAAATTGTGGGCAGATCAGAAGGAGCTTGCACTCCTTCATTCCAAGATTCCCACCATGTACCGTCATGAAATCAGCCGAGTAACTGCTCAACTCTGTGTTGCAATAGGCAGAGGGCATATCTTGGTACCAAAAGATACTCGGTCTGCCCTGCTTTCGACATGGCTGGAAGCACTTTACGAGGACTTTGGATGGATGAGAAGAGCTTGTAGATCTGTTGATAAGAAGGTAGTTGAAGATGGACTTGGCCAGACAATTCTTACACTGCCATTGCCTCAGCAACAAGCCATTTTACTCAATTGGTTCGATCGGTTTCTTAACAAGGGAGATGACTGTCCCAACATGCAAAAGGCATTCGAGATTTGGTGGAGAAGAGCATTCATCAGAGAACGAGCGTCCGAGCAGAATAATTCTCAGTTGCAAATAACAGTGTGTGATTATCCAAGCTAA